A single window of Granulicella mallensis MP5ACTX8 DNA harbors:
- the lgt gene encoding prolipoprotein diacylglyceryl transferase produces the protein MSLSSLAMAAPRQYWVDNLDPWIIHFSGGLGIRWYGIAYALGILLTAYLFSRWSRQGRLPVSLHQVDTLIIYGAAGLLVGGRLGYCLFYDFHEISHHPLEVFAVWNGGMSSHGGILGMVLGICIFAWQRKLNPWLFLDAAVVAGPLAIGLGRIANFINGELWGRPTTVPWAVIFPRSPLVNGMEVPRHPSQLYAAAIEGLLLFLLARWIYRSHPRPGFTTSAVCALYGIGRFIDEFWREPDAGQPVFWGWMSKGQLLTIPMIVAGIALAVWRARRTAQDSPDAWSTERDTKAAH, from the coding sequence ATGAGTCTTTCTTCCCTCGCCATGGCCGCTCCACGACAGTACTGGGTCGACAATCTCGATCCCTGGATCATTCACTTTTCGGGTGGCCTTGGGATTCGCTGGTATGGCATCGCCTACGCCCTGGGAATTCTGCTTACCGCGTATCTTTTTTCGAGGTGGTCGCGCCAAGGACGGCTTCCGGTTTCGCTCCACCAGGTCGACACGCTGATTATCTATGGGGCGGCCGGGCTGCTCGTCGGCGGCAGGCTGGGCTACTGCCTCTTCTACGACTTTCACGAGATCAGCCATCATCCCCTGGAGGTCTTCGCCGTCTGGAACGGCGGCATGTCCAGCCATGGCGGCATCCTCGGCATGGTGCTGGGGATCTGTATCTTTGCCTGGCAACGGAAGCTCAATCCATGGCTCTTTCTGGATGCTGCCGTCGTTGCCGGTCCGCTGGCGATCGGCCTGGGACGGATCGCCAACTTCATCAACGGCGAGCTGTGGGGACGTCCGACGACTGTTCCGTGGGCTGTCATCTTTCCGCGATCGCCGCTGGTCAATGGCATGGAGGTGCCTCGCCACCCCAGCCAGCTCTATGCCGCGGCGATCGAAGGCCTGCTGCTGTTTCTGCTGGCGCGGTGGATCTATCGCAGCCATCCACGGCCGGGATTCACGACCAGTGCGGTGTGTGCGCTGTATGGCATCGGCCGTTTTATCGACGAGTTCTGGCGCGAGCCGGATGCGGGCCAGCCTGTATTCTGGGGCTGGATGAGCAAGGGCCAGTTGCTGACGATCCCCATGATCGTGGCCGGAATCGCGCTCGCAGTATGGCGCGCCCGCAGGACCGCACAAGATTCCCCGGACGCCTGGAGCACTGAACGTGATACCAAAGCAGCACACTGA